The proteins below come from a single Pseudomonas sp. MYb118 genomic window:
- a CDS encoding alpha/beta fold hydrolase yields MFKPKAIALALAMTASVFAVGSQAAPAQPSVVIVHGAFADGSDWSKVVPLLQAEGIKVTVVQNPLTSLADDVAATQRVLNNQDGNVVLVGHSWGGTVISQAGTDQKVRSLVYVAAFAPDAGQAVKDLGKQYPAPSGTKDIAADKNGFLYMTPQGMATGFAQDLPAAQTAVMASTQGPIRAAAFEDKTSAAAWKGKPSWYVVAREDRMIQPDLQRDFAKKIKAQVTEVESSHVPQQSRPADVAKVIIDAVHNTK; encoded by the coding sequence ATGTTCAAACCCAAGGCAATCGCCCTCGCCCTCGCCATGACCGCTTCCGTTTTCGCCGTTGGCAGCCAGGCCGCCCCCGCGCAACCTTCGGTCGTGATCGTCCACGGCGCATTCGCCGACGGTTCCGACTGGTCCAAGGTCGTGCCGCTGCTGCAAGCCGAAGGCATCAAGGTCACCGTGGTGCAGAACCCGCTGACTTCGCTGGCCGATGACGTCGCCGCCACTCAGCGCGTACTGAACAACCAGGACGGCAATGTGGTACTGGTCGGCCACTCCTGGGGCGGTACAGTAATCAGTCAGGCCGGCACTGACCAGAAAGTTCGTAGCCTGGTGTACGTCGCCGCATTCGCCCCGGATGCCGGCCAGGCCGTCAAGGACCTGGGCAAGCAATACCCGGCGCCGTCCGGCACCAAGGACATCGCCGCCGATAAAAACGGCTTCCTCTACATGACCCCGCAAGGCATGGCCACTGGCTTCGCCCAAGACCTGCCGGCTGCCCAGACCGCCGTCATGGCCTCGACCCAAGGGCCGATCCGCGCCGCCGCGTTCGAGGACAAAACCAGCGCCGCCGCCTGGAAAGGCAAGCCATCGTGGTACGTCGTGGCCCGTGAAGACCGCATGATCCAGCCGGACCTGCAGCGTGACTTCGCCAAGAAGATCAAGGCCCAGGTCACCGAAGTGGAATCCAGCCACGTGCCACAACAATCGCGCCCTGCGGATGTCGCCAAGGTCATCATTGATGCGGTGCACAACACCAAGTAA